In Electrophorus electricus isolate fEleEle1 chromosome 10, fEleEle1.pri, whole genome shotgun sequence, the genomic window TGACCTTGTagcataaatattaatttgcattttgtgttttagcATTTACTTTTAACACAATGTTAATAAAGAACAGTGACCTTATCTAGGACGTCACTCAGTGGTGACTCAAATGTTTGTACTTATATTTTAGCAATCATGTTCCGGGTAGAGCTCATAAAGCTCGTTCAAAAAGGACATCTCTAAGGTAACGCGTTTTCTGTGTTCATGGTTTCCAGTTTATTTCCTCTGGTATTTTCTGTTGAGATCCAACTTTTTTTTGTAGCTGGTTAAGGCTTACATGTGAATGCTGCAGCTACAAGACCAGTCAAGGAGACTTGATGGCTAAGCACCTTGTCCAGTTCCCTAGTCACTCTTACAGTATCTTCACTCTGAAAGGTGAGTATGTTTTTAGGAATGACCAACAATTGGCATATATAGTGCAGTCTGTATATAACTGGACAGTGCATTTTAGTTCTTTATTCAAGCAGATTGAGGGcatatttgatatttatatctatattgGGTGAACCATATCCTAGcccattatatatatagtttcaTAGTGAACTTAATCTTAAATACAGTTGTAATGTTTAGTACTtgtaaataatttgtatttgatCCCTGCCTGAAGTCTGAGAAATCTGTGCCAGGCAGCATTTTTGagttcctgtttgttttgggggaTTTTTAATGTCAGTTTTGTCTTCAGTAAGAGAATTGCATGGAACTTTGGGTTGGGTGATTGACCTGTGCTGCCTCTAACATTCCCCTGTTTGTCCCTGAAAAACGCTGTACTTGTATGAGTAGAGAATTTTTGATCACTGGACAATTGTAAACTAAAGTGCTATTTATTGATATTTGAGGTATTGTTTTGGATCAGAACAGATAATATAATATGCTTCTGCACACTTCAAAATCATCATGCTACTGTGGAAGAAAAGACTTTTCCACTTCTTATTCAAGTGATTTGCATCTTGTACTAAACCCTCAAAAGTCATGCtgatattttcttctttatggCAGATCTTCACACATCTATGGATACATCTTATAAAGCGTTTTTTTGTTCAACAGTTTTTCTACATGattgaaaatattaaattagcAACCATTTTACTCTTCTAGGGTCTGCCAGGGTGCTCTTGCTAAACTCACCAGTGTTCCAGGTTACAATACATCAAATAATTGATTTTGATGCAACTAATGTTGTGACTAAgggatggattttttttaccttgtaATGGCCAGCTTGACAGGCAGTGACACTTTATTCCTTGTGTTGAGACAAAAGATGCCAGACTCTTGTGCATAAACAAAGGATGCAATGACGCAGCTTGTTGGGTAACAACTGAGTATCTATATGGTTCACTGAATAtagatttaaaattttatatatacactgtaaatgCACGTATAAAGTTTTATTCAAACACTAAAAAAGTCTAAAGTATGTAATGTATACCTATGGAAAATGTCCATCCAGACATCACCTCCCCTTCCAATTGAGTATCTTCACTTGCATTGATGGTAGTCATGCAAAGAAATTTGAGGCAGCCACTAAAATCAAGTGCCATTTtgcctctttcttttttcctcttataTAATacactttttgtttcttttcattaatGGTCTGCAATGactgtaaagaaaaaaacactgtagATGTGTTGCAGGTTTTAATGATTCACCTGTCCCAAACACTTTCCACAAACTTGTACAGGACTATCGGGTTTATAATAAACTTGCATCACAGGATTTTATCTTGAGTTTTATATTCAAAAGACGTGGTTTTTTTACCTGGTGCTACTTCACAGAAATTATTGTTACGTCACAGCAAGTCTGTGTCAGAACACTGtgggtgggagaaagagaataaatGCATACACAATTCTCTCTGTGCAAAAGCTGAATGGAGATATCCAGGAGTTCTAACACAGAGAAgctctatttttaaaaagacaaatcacTTTACGAAAGGACTGTAAGCCAAGGAATTGCCATCTACTTCTGAAGTCCTTTCAAAAAGCTAACTGGCACATGGGACCCACTTAAGCACTGAGCATATTATTATAAAGTGGAGTAGTATTGGTCATCAGACTCCAAAAAGAAGACTAACTGTGTATTCCTATGATCCCTCCCCTCCCCTACAGAGTGTCTGGAGACTGATATTGAGTTCTGCCAGGttgaggaggaggtggagggtcCACAAGTGGAAGGAGCTAGTGATGTTGTGGCAAAGCCTGACTGGTTGTCCATGGAGCACTGGAGGGTTCCAAGTGATGGAGGATCTGTGCCAGAGTTCACAGACAGCTATGGGCCCCAGCATTTCATGGCCAAGAGCAGCGATGTCCTTGACTACTTCCAACTAATCTTCCCTGACAGCCTCATAGACTTAATTGTGTGTGAGACCAATATTTTTGCCAAATATCAACACTCTATTGGCAGAGGGCACCCCACCTGGCATCCTCTCACAAATGAGGAGGCAAAGGGCTTCATAGGCCTCTGTATCCTGATGGGCTTGCAGTCTCTTCCAGAGCCAGAAATGTACTGGTCTTGGGAGCATTACCATAACTGTTGCATCTTCTACAGAACCATGTCTGCCACACGCTTCAAGCAAATCAGCTCTCACATTCGGATGAGCAGCATGCTTGCAGAGGAGAATGATCACAGTATGAACAAACTGTCCTCCTTCCAGCCCCTGTTGAAAATTTTGGAGATGAACATGCAGATGGCCtacaaaccaaacaaatatTTGACTATTGATTGTGCCTTGCTGCCAGCCCAGGAGAAGGGAACCTATGGGGAAAAATGTAGAAACTCTCAGCCACAAATATGGCTTTTGTGTGACTCCAAGTCTGGTTACTGTCACAAACTGCTGATCCTGACCCAacaggaaaagaacagagactTGGGAAGTTTGGTTGTGCCTAACCTCATGGCAGGCCTTGAAGGAAAGCATCATCAAATTTTCATATCCAGCCTGTTAGTAAGTGTCCCCCTCATGAAGGAGTTAGAAAAGAAGAGCATATACTGCTCCAGCTCCATCCCCGCTCATAGCCCAGTCCTTCCTAGAGATGTCTGGGATCAGCCTGCATTGGAGAGCCCTGGATCATTCGTTCAATTTGAGTACCCCCCACTGCTGCTTACCAGGTGGAAAGATGCAAAAGAGATGGTCTGCCTTTCAACAAATGCTGTGGCTGGCCAACCAGATACAGTTTGGAGGAGGTCCACCACAAAGGTAGGTGAGCTCTCCACCATCTCAAGACCTCTGGCTTTTAAGCTCCTTCAGGATAACATGCGTGGTGTGGACATTTGCAAACAGCTGCTGGCTTGCAACCAGCTAGGTGGCTTGGTCCTGGACACAAACTGGCGGCAGCTGTTTTGGTTCCTTGTCAACTTGAGCATCATAAACTCTTTCATTGTACTACGAGAGACTCGGAAAGGCAACCCACCCACGTGGCTTCAGGGTGGCCACTTCTCACAGGCCAGCTACCGTAGACGTCTGGGATACCAGCTTGCCAAATGTGCTGAAAGACAAGCTCTCCAAAAGCAAATGAACAAGGACCGATTTCATCAACAGAGATATGAAGGTAGTAAAGAAGATACCAGTACTTTTGAGGTGGTCAGGCACCGTTTAGCCAAAATTACTTTTAGGACCAGAAGATGTAAGAGTTGCAACCTAAAGAATCGGCGCCATGAGAGTGTGTATGGCTGCACTGCATGTCGTGTCAACCTGTGCAAGGGTTCCTATTGCTTCTGGGATTTCCATGGTTTCTCTGCAAATTTCAAAGGTTATAAGGCCAATTAAACctttgcgcgcgtgtgtgtgtgtgtgtgtgtgtgtgtgtgtgtgtgtgtgtgtgtgtgtgtgtgtgtgtgtgtgtgtgtgtgtgtgtgtgtgtgtgtgtgtgtgtgtgtgtttgcatcgTAGTTACAAAGTTTCAAAGAACttaatttctttcttcttaCTTAATTTCCTACATATGCCCACTTTGTAATAAAATATCACTGAATGTAATCTTACtcatttctcttttctattACAGGTAACCCCAAAACTGGATTTGTGGAGCATAACAGGTAtatctttatgtatttatcatttacatataaGTGTGGAGTTTGTCAATGCAATATGTCTTCACTGTGACTTTGAGTATGTGGagaatgtttctttaaattctTAAAAACAGCTAATGTAACTCTAATGTAAACTGATTTTTATCTATCATATATTTTCAGCCACTAGAACTTTTTGACAAGGTTGAGCCTTTTTCATAGATCAGAAATTTGTTACAAGAAAgtcattgctttttttgtttgccaATAAATAATATTGGTATAAGCAGTATGTAATATAACACATCTTCCTGGTATCTGCCATTATTAAGAAATGAATATCAGTAATTAACATCAGGCCATGAAATCAATGGCTTCTAAATATCTATGGTCTgccaaagtaaataaaattactCTTGTGAAGTGTTACTACTTAAATTATACAGATATGCCATAAAGAACAGGGCCCTATTCCAAATACTGTAAACAATAATCTCTACCTACATCTAATGTTTCTTAATATGTAAAGCTTATGGTTTTCTTCAGGCAATATCTTCAGCCTATCCTGAACTCCAGTACTTTCGGAAGCTTTCCCCATGGATCTTCAATGGATGTCTCTGCTACATCATTGGAGGACACCTCTAGAGTGGAAGAAGACCTTGATCAGGAGATGGCCCCCGTGGATTTATCAGATTCAGATTTGGAGATTGACGACAGTAGTCAGCAGAAGGCCCTTAAGACAGAAGATGGATACAAAGTCAGCAAGCCTACTCCAAAACCTAACTCAACAAAAACCAcaaaggaaagagaggagacACTGTCTGTGCGGCAGCTACGGATCCTGCTTTTTGCATTGTGCTCTGGGATCCATAAAGCAGCCAAAGAAATGGACACTAAGCCTCAGCTCATTAGAGCCTGGCTTCGTGACAAAGAGAAAAGACTGAACGATGAGAGTCTTGGCACTTACAGCAGTGGAGAGGCTGTTGACAATTTGGTGGAATGGGTGTTAGTTGAACGTGAGCAGCAACATCCCATTAGTGAGAAGAATCTATTTCAAAAAGCTTCAGAGATCCACAGTCAAACTACTCAGAGCAGTTCCTTCCGCATCTCGTATGAGTGGGCAGTGAACTTTATGCTTCGGCACAAGCTTGCCCTGCACAGTGTTATGTCCAGTTGCCAGCTTCCACGCAGCATGGAGGAAAGCTGCCTCCATTTCATTGAGTTTGTTCACAGACAGATTAAAATGCACAGTATTCCTCTTTCTACTATTGGCGCCATGGATGagctttctgtttttgttgactTTGATGTGCTTGTTGAAAGTTCAACCACATCCAAAGAGACAGTCTTTCGCTTAGAAGGTACTGGGAAACCTTGCATAAACATTTACCTTGCAGTACTGGCGGATGGCACGATGTTGCCAACAATGCTGTTTTTTAAAGGCACCCCTTTAGAGAATATTAGCAAAGAGCTACCAGACTCGGTTCTACTTGAGGCAAGAGCTGAGGGTTTTTCTGAAAAAGAAGAGCTTGAGCTGTGGACTGCTCGTGTATGGCGACAGCATTTACGCTCCCAGAATAGGGATAAGGCCATGCTAGTTATGGATGGCCATCATGGTCACATGTCTGAAGACTTCCTGTCTACTATGAGTGGCACCAAAACATTACCTATCATAATTCCATCTGGGTGCACTAGCCAGTGTCAGCCTTTGGAGATGTGTGTACGTCCTGTGCTGCAGAAGTTCTTGCTAGCTCGTTGGTCTCAGTTGGCAGAAAAGGGTAGAGTAGCAGAGGTCAAGGCAGCAGATCTGGTTTGGCAACTTGTGGCTTGGCTAGAGGAGGCTCTTGCTGCTTGTAGAAGGACTGAGCTGATTGAGTATTCATTCTTCTTTTCTCATGTGATTACTAAGCAAAAAGAAGATAAGAAGGAAGCTATTACACAGTTGGAGTTGATGAAAATGCTGACAGAAGCCATGCTTGGAACAGAGGCAGCAGACCCTAAGCCACTAGCAGAGGAACAGTCCACAGAGAGCAATGATGGTGTAATGGAgacaatgaaaaatgcattatgCAAAGAGTCACACTCAAAGGAGGATGTTGAAGTAGCAGAGAGACAAATAGTTGATGAAATTCATGTTGAATCCAGAACAGTGACAGAGAGTAATAGGACTGAACAACAAGCACAGGAAGGGATGAATAAAGATTTGGAGACATCCAGTGAGACTTCAAAAAGTTGATTTTCCCTTCGCCCTTATGTCAGTCACAAGCCCTACCCAAGATTATTAAGAAAGCGAAGCATTTAGAGCCATATTTAGACCTTGACTGAAACCCAGCTAGATGTTGGACTCAACGGCTagtctgctgtttgtttcttcaAAAGGACATTACCATATCATACCGTATCAcattacacaaatgtaaaaGAATCAGTAAATGCTGTCTAAAGATTTAATATATCTGTTTAATTTCACAACAAGGCCACTTGCATGACTAATAACTTA contains:
- the pogzb gene encoding pogo transposable element derived with ZNF domain b isoform X2, whose translation is MEDADLFMECEEEELEPWQQMNQNEPDDSLATVESKTSTGGVPEVETPPVSTPVVISSMPASSNNVNTVPLLASTLPTAMPAGIPKGAPGQQLILTQGAGGLAPVALSQVILPGTSPASSAAGGQPIYFTTQMQGIPVQNIQSSQSPMGIVLNVQQGQTVRPFTLVQGVGATQIITQQAQMRPTTPVVNQAQAPSSFTAVQFPATLTLHSTVPTSQPRAQPTPSTAGPQPSTPPRVLPVNTATQIVTVKPEGNLDVQNMMSIVKSVTFPAGSPQQAFVVMSNQKTDSACSAAVQAAVPITQSNTVQAASAVLSHVCPRCGAQFKMIEALRGHMCFCCPDMTRTVSTSNIAPAAKPQTVQDKSFSMQIKSESMDVGPEETQSKIVMLVDDFYYGTFEGNRVYVPTDNLKEPISFKCFTCGKKLKNNIRLMNHMKFHMDVEQQTGEVDTHTSCPHCFRQFPTPFRLQCHVESVHSASESTSRCKICEWAFESEPIFLQHMKNTHKPGEMPYVCQVCQYRSSFYCDVHNHFRTWHEDTRYLLCVYCLKVFKNSSSYQLHFSRHQNSTVYNCNKCRLQFLFTKEKVEHKVNHHKTFRKPSQLEGLKAGTKVTIRAYAGQKKIASQMPSKASKDPSERNVNPALHVQASTQKLLVPQSSGTGKKQVRKMYDFLSKFQEHRALLGRHKCVECTFDIPDFANHYPTYVHCSLCPYSTCCSRAYANHMINNHVPGRAHKARSKRTSLSWLRLTCECCSYKTSQGDLMAKHLVQFPSHSYSIFTLKECLETDIEFCQVEEEVEGPQVEGASDVVAKPDWLSMEHWRVPSDGGSVPEFTDSYGPQHFMAKSSDVLDYFQLIFPDSLIDLIVCETNIFAKYQHSIGRGHPTWHPLTNEEAKGFIGLCILMGLQSLPEPEMYWSWEHYHNCCIFYRTMSATRFKQISSHIRMSSMLAEENDHSMNKLSSFQPLLKILEMNMQMAYKPNKYLTIDCALLPAQEKGTYGEKCRNSQPQIWLLCDSKSGYCHKLLILTQQEKNRDLGSLVVPNLMAGLEGKHHQIFISSLLVSVPLMKELEKKSIYCSSSIPAHSPVLPRDVWDQPALESPGSFVQFEYPPLLLTRWKDAKEMVCLSTNAVAGQPDTVWRRSTTKVGELSTISRPLAFKLLQDNMRGVDICKQLLACNQLGGLVLDTNWRQLFWFLVNLSIINSFIVLRETRKGNPPTWLQGGHFSQASYRRRLGYQLAKCAERQALQKQMNKDRFHQQRYEGSKEDTSTFEVVRHRLAKITFRTRRCKSCNLKNRRHESVYGCTACRVNLCKGSYCFWDFHGFSANFKGNPKTGFVEHNRQYLQPILNSSTFGSFPHGSSMDVSATSLEDTSRVEEDLDQEMAPVDLSDSDLEIDDSSQQKALKTEDGYKVSKPTPKPNSTKTTKEREETLSVRQLRILLFALCSGIHKAAKEMDTKPQLIRAWLRDKEKRLNDESLGTYSSGEAVDNLVEWVLVEREQQHPISEKNLFQKASEIHSQTTQSSSFRISYEWAVNFMLRHKLALHSVMSSCQLPRSMEESCLHFIEFVHRQIKMHSIPLSTIGAMDELSVFVDFDVLVESSTTSKETVFRLEGTGKPCINIYLAVLADGTMLPTMLFFKGTPLENISKELPDSVLLEARAEGFSEKEELELWTARVWRQHLRSQNRDKAMLVMDGHHGHMSEDFLSTMSGTKTLPIIIPSGCTSQCQPLEMCVRPVLQKFLLARWSQLAEKGRVAEVKAADLVWQLVAWLEEALAACRRTELIEYSFFFSHVITKQKEDKKEAITQLELMKMLTEAMLGTEAADPKPLAEEQSTESNDGVMETMKNALCKESHSKEDVEVAERQIVDEIHVESRTVTESNRTEQQAQEGMNKDLETSSETSKS
- the pogzb gene encoding pogo transposable element derived with ZNF domain b isoform X4 gives rise to the protein MEDADLFMECEEEELEPWQQMNQNEPDDSLATVESKTSTGGVPEVETPPVSTPVVISSMPASSNNVNTVPLLASTLPTAMPAGIPKGAPGQQLILTQGAGGLAPVALSQVILPGTSPASSAAGGQPIYFTTQMQGIPVQNIQSSQSPMGIVLNVQQGQTVRPFTLVQAGTPGIFKPGVGATQIITQQAQMRPTTPVVNQAQAPSSFTAVQFPATLTLHSTVPTSQPRAQPTPSTAGPQPSTPPRVLPVNTATQIVTVKPEGNLDVQNMMSIVKSVTFPAGSPQQAFVVMSNQKTDSACSAAVQAAVPITQSNTVQAASAVLSHVCPRCGAQFKMIEALRGHMCFCCPDMTRTVSTSNIAPAAKPQTVQDKSFSMQIKSESMDVGPEETQSKIVMLVDDFYYGTFEGNRVYVPTDNLKEPISFKCFTCGKKLKNNIRLMNHMKFHMDVEQQTGEVDTHTSCPHCFRQFPTPFRLQCHVESVHSASESTSRCKICEWAFESEPIFLQHMKNTHKPGEMPYVCQVCQYRSSFYCDVHNHFRTWHEDTRYLLCVYCLKVFKNSSSYQLHFSRHQNSTVYNCNKCRLQFLFTKEKVEHKVNHHKTFRKPSQLEGLKAGTKVTIRAYAGQKKIASQMPSKASKDPSERNVNPALHVQASTQKLLVPQSSGTGKKQVRKMYDFLSKFQEHRALLGRHKCVECTFDIPDFANHYPTYVHCSLCPYSTCCSRAYANHMINNHVPGRAHKARSKRTSLSWLRLTCECCSYKTSQGDLMAKHLVQFPSHSYSIFTLKECLETDIEFCQVEEEVEGPQVEGASDVVAKPDWLSMEHWRVPSDGGSVPEFTDSYGPQHFMAKSSDVLDYFQLIFPDSLIDLIVCETNIFAKYQHSIGRGHPTWHPLTNEEAKGFIGLCILMGLQSLPEPEMYWSWEHYHNCCIFYRTMSATRFKQISSHIRMSSMLAEENDHSMNKLSSFQPLLKILEMNMQMAYKPNKYLTIDCALLPAQEKGTYGEKCRNSQPQIWLLCDSKSGYCHKLLILTQQEKNRDLGSLVVPNLMAGLEGKHHQIFISSLLVSVPLMKELEKKSIYCSSSIPAHSPVLPRDVWDQPALESPGSFVQFEYPPLLLTRWKDAKEMVCLSTNAVAGQPDTVWRRSTTKVGELSTISRPLAFKLLQDNMRGVDICKQLLACNQLGGLVLDTNWRQLFWFLVNLSIINSFIVLRETRKGNPPTWLQGGHFSQASYRRRLGYQLAKCAERQALQKQMNKDRFHQQRYEGNPKTGFVEHNRQYLQPILNSSTFGSFPHGSSMDVSATSLEDTSRVEEDLDQEMAPVDLSDSDLEIDDSSQQKALKTEDGYKVSKPTPKPNSTKTTKEREETLSVRQLRILLFALCSGIHKAAKEMDTKPQLIRAWLRDKEKRLNDESLGTYSSGEAVDNLVEWVLVEREQQHPISEKNLFQKASEIHSQTTQSSSFRISYEWAVNFMLRHKLALHSVMSSCQLPRSMEESCLHFIEFVHRQIKMHSIPLSTIGAMDELSVFVDFDVLVESSTTSKETVFRLEGTGKPCINIYLAVLADGTMLPTMLFFKGTPLENISKELPDSVLLEARAEGFSEKEELELWTARVWRQHLRSQNRDKAMLVMDGHHGHMSEDFLSTMSGTKTLPIIIPSGCTSQCQPLEMCVRPVLQKFLLARWSQLAEKGRVAEVKAADLVWQLVAWLEEALAACRRTELIEYSFFFSHVITKQKEDKKEAITQLELMKMLTEAMLGTEAADPKPLAEEQSTESNDGVMETMKNALCKESHSKEDVEVAERQIVDEIHVESRTVTESNRTEQQAQEGMNKDLETSSETSKS
- the pogzb gene encoding pogo transposable element derived with ZNF domain b isoform X1; its protein translation is MEDADLFMECEEEELEPWQQMNQNEPDDSLATVESKTSTGGVPEVETPPVSTPVVISSMPASSNNVNTVPLLASTLPTAMPAGIPKGAPGQQLILTQGAGGLAPVALSQVILPGTSPASSAAGGQPIYFTTQMQGIPVQNIQSSQSPMGIVLNVQQGQTVRPFTLVQAGTPGIFKPGVGATQIITQQAQMRPTTPVVNQAQAPSSFTAVQFPATLTLHSTVPTSQPRAQPTPSTAGPQPSTPPRVLPVNTATQIVTVKPEGNLDVQNMMSIVKSVTFPAGSPQQAFVVMSNQKTDSACSAAVQAAVPITQSNTVQAASAVLSHVCPRCGAQFKMIEALRGHMCFCCPDMTRTVSTSNIAPAAKPQTVQDKSFSMQIKSESMDVGPEETQSKIVMLVDDFYYGTFEGNRVYVPTDNLKEPISFKCFTCGKKLKNNIRLMNHMKFHMDVEQQTGEVDTHTSCPHCFRQFPTPFRLQCHVESVHSASESTSRCKICEWAFESEPIFLQHMKNTHKPGEMPYVCQVCQYRSSFYCDVHNHFRTWHEDTRYLLCVYCLKVFKNSSSYQLHFSRHQNSTVYNCNKCRLQFLFTKEKVEHKVNHHKTFRKPSQLEGLKAGTKVTIRAYAGQKKIASQMPSKASKDPSERNVNPALHVQASTQKLLVPQSSGTGKKQVRKMYDFLSKFQEHRALLGRHKCVECTFDIPDFANHYPTYVHCSLCPYSTCCSRAYANHMINNHVPGRAHKARSKRTSLSWLRLTCECCSYKTSQGDLMAKHLVQFPSHSYSIFTLKECLETDIEFCQVEEEVEGPQVEGASDVVAKPDWLSMEHWRVPSDGGSVPEFTDSYGPQHFMAKSSDVLDYFQLIFPDSLIDLIVCETNIFAKYQHSIGRGHPTWHPLTNEEAKGFIGLCILMGLQSLPEPEMYWSWEHYHNCCIFYRTMSATRFKQISSHIRMSSMLAEENDHSMNKLSSFQPLLKILEMNMQMAYKPNKYLTIDCALLPAQEKGTYGEKCRNSQPQIWLLCDSKSGYCHKLLILTQQEKNRDLGSLVVPNLMAGLEGKHHQIFISSLLVSVPLMKELEKKSIYCSSSIPAHSPVLPRDVWDQPALESPGSFVQFEYPPLLLTRWKDAKEMVCLSTNAVAGQPDTVWRRSTTKVGELSTISRPLAFKLLQDNMRGVDICKQLLACNQLGGLVLDTNWRQLFWFLVNLSIINSFIVLRETRKGNPPTWLQGGHFSQASYRRRLGYQLAKCAERQALQKQMNKDRFHQQRYEGSKEDTSTFEVVRHRLAKITFRTRRCKSCNLKNRRHESVYGCTACRVNLCKGSYCFWDFHGFSANFKGNPKTGFVEHNRQYLQPILNSSTFGSFPHGSSMDVSATSLEDTSRVEEDLDQEMAPVDLSDSDLEIDDSSQQKALKTEDGYKVSKPTPKPNSTKTTKEREETLSVRQLRILLFALCSGIHKAAKEMDTKPQLIRAWLRDKEKRLNDESLGTYSSGEAVDNLVEWVLVEREQQHPISEKNLFQKASEIHSQTTQSSSFRISYEWAVNFMLRHKLALHSVMSSCQLPRSMEESCLHFIEFVHRQIKMHSIPLSTIGAMDELSVFVDFDVLVESSTTSKETVFRLEGTGKPCINIYLAVLADGTMLPTMLFFKGTPLENISKELPDSVLLEARAEGFSEKEELELWTARVWRQHLRSQNRDKAMLVMDGHHGHMSEDFLSTMSGTKTLPIIIPSGCTSQCQPLEMCVRPVLQKFLLARWSQLAEKGRVAEVKAADLVWQLVAWLEEALAACRRTELIEYSFFFSHVITKQKEDKKEAITQLELMKMLTEAMLGTEAADPKPLAEEQSTESNDGVMETMKNALCKESHSKEDVEVAERQIVDEIHVESRTVTESNRTEQQAQEGMNKDLETSSETSKS
- the pogzb gene encoding pogo transposable element derived with ZNF domain b isoform X5; translated protein: MEDADLFMECEEEELEPWQQMNQNEPDDSLATVESKTSTGGVPEVETPPVSTPVVISSMPASSNNVNTVPLLASTLPTAMPAGIPKGAPGQQLILTQGAGGLAPVALSQVILPGTSPASSAAGGQPIYFTTQMQGIPVQNIQSSQSPMGIVLNVQQGQTVRPFTLVQAGTPGIFKPGVGATQIITQQAQMRPTTPVVNQAQAPSSFTAVQFPATLTLHSTVPTSQPRAQPTPSTAGPQPSTPPRVLPVNTATQIVTVKPEGNLDVQNMMSIVKSVTFPAGSPQQAFVVMSNQKTDSACSAAVQAAVPITQSNTVQAASAVLSHVCPRCGAQFKMIEALRGHMCFCCPDMTRTVSTSNIAPAAKPQTVQDKSFSMQIKSESMDVGPEETQSKIVMLVDDFYYGTFEGNRVYVPTDNLKEPISFKCFTCGKKLKNNIRLMNHMKFHMDVEQQTGEVDTHTSCPHCFRQFPTPFRLQCHVESVHSASESTSRCKICEWAFESEPIFLQHMKNTHKPGEMPYVCQVCQYRSSFYCDVHNHFRTWHEDTRYLLCVYCLKVFKNSSSYQLHFSRHQNSTVYNCNKCRLQFLFTKEKVEHKVNHHKTFRKPSQLEGLKAGTKVTIRAYAGQKKIASQMPSKASKDPSERNVNPALHVQASTQKLLVPQSSGTGKKQVRKMYDFLSKFQEHRALLGRHKCVECTFDIPDFANHYPTYVHCSLCPYSTCCSRAYANHMINNHVPGRAHKARSKRTSLSWLRLTCECCSYKTSQGDLMAKHLVQFPSHSYSIFTLKECLETDIEFCQVEEEVEGPQVEGASDVVAKPDWLSMEHWRVPSDGGSVPEFTDSYGPQHFMAKSSDVLDYFQLIFPDSLIDLIVCETNIFAKYQHSIGRGHPTWHPLTNEEAKGFIGLCILMGLQSLPEPEMYWSWEHYHNCCIFYRTMSATRFKQISSHIRMSSMLAEENDHSMNKLSSFQPLLKILEMNMQMAYKPNKYLTIDCALLPAQEKGTYGEKCRNSQPQIWLLCDSKSGYCHKLLILTQQEKNRDLGSLVVPNLMAGLEGKHHQIFISSLLVSVPLMKELEKKSIYCSSSIPAHSPVLPRDVWDQPALESPGSFVQFEYPPLLLTRWKDAKEMVCLSTNAVAGQPDTVWRRSTTKVGNPKTGFVEHNRQYLQPILNSSTFGSFPHGSSMDVSATSLEDTSRVEEDLDQEMAPVDLSDSDLEIDDSSQQKALKTEDGYKVSKPTPKPNSTKTTKEREETLSVRQLRILLFALCSGIHKAAKEMDTKPQLIRAWLRDKEKRLNDESLGTYSSGEAVDNLVEWVLVEREQQHPISEKNLFQKASEIHSQTTQSSSFRISYEWAVNFMLRHKLALHSVMSSCQLPRSMEESCLHFIEFVHRQIKMHSIPLSTIGAMDELSVFVDFDVLVESSTTSKETVFRLEGTGKPCINIYLAVLADGTMLPTMLFFKGTPLENISKELPDSVLLEARAEGFSEKEELELWTARVWRQHLRSQNRDKAMLVMDGHHGHMSEDFLSTMSGTKTLPIIIPSGCTSQCQPLEMCVRPVLQKFLLARWSQLAEKGRVAEVKAADLVWQLVAWLEEALAACRRTELIEYSFFFSHVITKQKEDKKEAITQLELMKMLTEAMLGTEAADPKPLAEEQSTESNDGVMETMKNALCKESHSKEDVEVAERQIVDEIHVESRTVTESNRTEQQAQEGMNKDLETSSETSKS